ccagggacagtgctcaggccctgagtccaaggcccaggactggccaaaaaaacaaaacaaaacaaaaaaaaaaacatcaacatATTGTAAGCAATAACCAAAACGCAACTCAAAAATTTGAATTCAggccaggcgttggtggctcaaagctgtaatcctagctactcaggaggctgagatctgaggatttcggttcaaagcctgtccaaacagtaaagtccatgagactcttacgttCAATtacccatcagaaaactggaagtggcactgtggctcaaagtggtaaatcactagccttgagcagtaaagctcaatgacagcacccaacccctgagttcaagccccatgatcaccaacaacaaaaaaattggatTCAGATAAAGataatacaagaaagaaaaagagaggggaagggaggtccaacatcagaaaaaaaaaaatcttacctgacttaggtaatgaGTGAAATTTGTGTACACAGTGTTGATCAGTTAAGCTCCTCTCTTCACAGAGCTGATGGCCATTGCTCCAAAACTTGTAGCAGTCCTCATGTAACTGCATGGCATATTTATGAAAGGCTGGACCTCTAGCATGTTGACTGTACACTCGAAGAGCCTGGGCAAGCTGATTTTTATGGACTGTCATTGTATAATTATGAGGCAAATTTGACTGGTAGGCACTATGAGCCATGGGTAAAGCTTTCTGACACCGGTTTTCTGAGAATTTTGTGTCGATATCCAAAAACCCTTCCAAGACTTTAATACTGCTTAAAATCTTGGAAGTTATCTCCCCAGTGGGTGACCCCAAGTCTTCTTCTTTCCCATCAATAGCCACTTCATACAGTTTAGCAGCTGCTGAGATCCATTTCTGGTAAGTGGGAAGTTCAAAATGGGATGGCTGAGGGTTCCTACCCACACTGTCATCAAAACCTTTCTTGCTTAGGACCAGCTCCACATGCTGCCATAGGAATTCCCGAAGAGTAAAATCCACTAGCTGGCCCGAAGAACTGGAACTGCTGCTATCAATGTGGAAGGAAAGTTGCTGTCTGCTGTGCTGCCTCATCACCTGGTATCGCCTAGGCCCCGAGAGGGGTGTAGGCACCAGCAAGGAGTCAGGGTCCTTCACAGTACAATGACTCCTAAGTTGGTCCAGCAACATACCTACTGGGTCCTCCTCCTGGCTTCCTGGGACTATGTACACAAATGCTTGGTTGGCAGGTACAGTAAAGAGGCAGTTGATACTCTGATTAGTCAAGACTCGACTCTTGCGGAAGATTCTATAGATTTGGTCCTCCAGTGCATGCTGCAGTCTTCTCTTGGGTGAATGTTTCTTGGGTTTGTCTGGATGAGCTGTATCTTGACTCCGCGGGGGTTCCACCTTGAGGGCTCCATTcaattgaaaaaggaaaagaagtctaGGTGGGCAAGGCCGGCAGTTTAGCTTCCAGTCTTTTCCAACTGGACAATCCTTAATGGCTGTTTTGAGGAGGGGCAGTACTTTTTGTCTCAGCCCATCCAAGGCTCTGAATACTCGATCATAAGTGATGTCAAAGGAACAAGTAGGATGGACCAGTAGCAAGATGTGGCAGACGGAGAAAAGGTAAAGGAGACTGAGGCACTGTAACTTCTCCTGATGCTTCCAGAACTCGTGAGCTTCCGCATGAGGCAAAGACAGGCCTCCTCCAGCTTCACCGCTCTGAAGGGCCCGGCAAGCCCTCAGAAGTTGTGAATTGTCGCAGATAGAAGTGAGAAGAAGATACAGAACTTTGCTTTCCTGATTGTAATAGGCCTGCAAAAGGCTGAAGTCCTGGGAACCCGGCTCAGTCCGGTTACCTTCCGCAGCAGCCGAAGTTTCCCGAACCGGATCCCCGGATGAAGCACCTGGGTCCCCAGCTCCACCAGCCTCCTCGACAGCACTAGCTTCCGGCTTGATTCCGGGCACTGGATCTCCTGGGTCTTGGTGTCGAAAGAGAGGGAAAACCTGCCGGTCGCACACGGTGTTCACAAGAGAAAATTTCTCGGAATTGAGGCGCAGAGCAGTCTTGCCGAAGATCCCCACTACGCAGATCTCATCCTCTCGCCACGGAGGCTCCGGTGCGCCAGCCGCGGTGCCCCCGCCTTCTGTGGGAGATCCTCCCGGACTTTCCGTGCCCATCCAGGCCGACGCTCCCATGAACAGCTCTCGCAAGCTGACAGGACCCGCCATGGTGCAGAGCTTGCGCGAAAGGACTTCCGGTCCGCTTGCTAAATCCACCCGGCTCGGCTTGCGTCCAGTCGTGAAAATCCTCCTCCGTTTCTTCAGTTCCTGCTGTTCTCTCACTCGGGTTCCGCCCCCTGCTCCACGCTTTCCCAGCTTCAAGCCAACATCTTCCCGGAGCTTTAAATTTCTTCCATTTGAAACAGTAGGACATGTCCTGAAGACAAATGGGGGCAGTTTGAGCTGTAAAGAACCCAAAAACACTGCCAAAGAAGAACCTTGAGTGAATCTCCTAACAGTAGAAAAGGGGTGCGGCGGCTTGTGTTTGTAGTCCCAGCTGCTTTGCTGGAGGAGTTCCAAGCAAATATGGCAATATAGTGACATCACATTtcgggaggaaagaagagaggaagggagggagggggaaagcaaaaaggaaggaggagggaagggagggagggaggaagcaagaag
This sequence is a window from Perognathus longimembris pacificus isolate PPM17 chromosome 17, ASM2315922v1, whole genome shotgun sequence. Protein-coding genes within it:
- the Smg8 gene encoding nonsense-mediated mRNA decay factor SMG8, translated to MAGPVSLRELFMGASAWMGTESPGGSPTEGGGTAAGAPEPPWREDEICVVGIFGKTALRLNSEKFSLVNTVCDRQVFPLFRHQDPGDPVPGIKPEASAVEEAGGAGDPGASSGDPVRETSAAAEGNRTEPGSQDFSLLQAYYNQESKVLYLLLTSICDNSQLLRACRALQSGEAGGGLSLPHAEAHEFWKHQEKLQCLSLLYLFSVCHILLLVHPTCSFDITYDRVFRALDGLRQKVLPLLKTAIKDCPVGKDWKLNCRPCPPRLLFLFQLNGALKVEPPRSQDTAHPDKPKKHSPKRRLQHALEDQIYRIFRKSRVLTNQSINCLFTVPANQAFVYIVPGSQEEDPVGMLLDQLRSHCTVKDPDSLLVPTPLSGPRRYQVMRQHSRQQLSFHIDSSSSSSSGQLVDFTLREFLWQHVELVLSKKGFDDSVGRNPQPSHFELPTYQKWISAAAKLYEVAIDGKEEDLGSPTGEITSKILSSIKVLEGFLDIDTKFSENRCQKALPMAHSAYQSNLPHNYTMTVHKNQLAQALRVYSQHARGPAFHKYAMQLHEDCYKFWSNGHQLCEERSLTDQHCVHKFHSLPKSGEKPEADRNPPVLYHNSRARSTGACNCGRKQAPRDDPFDIKAANYDFYQLLEEKCCAKLDHINFPVFEPSTPDPAPAKNESSPAPPDSDADKLKEKEPQTQGESTSLSLALSLGQSTDSLGTYPADPQAGGDNPEVHGQGEVKPEKRPNLVDRQASTVEYLPGMLHSNCPKGLLPKFSSWSLVKLGPAKSYNFHTGLDQQGFIPGTNYLMPWDIVIRTRAEDEGDLDTNSWPAPNKAIPGKRSAVVMGRGRRRDDIARAFVGFEYEDSRGRRFMCSGPEKIMKVMGSGPKESALKALNSDMPLYILSSSQGRGLKPHYAQLMRLFVVVPDAPLQIVLMPQVQPGPPPCPVFYPEKQEITLPPDGLWVLRFPYAYVTERGPCFPPKENVQLMSYKVLRGVLKAVTQ